A genomic stretch from Calonectris borealis chromosome 6, bCalBor7.hap1.2, whole genome shotgun sequence includes:
- the FASTKD1 gene encoding FAST kinase domain-containing protein 1, mitochondrial isoform X4, translating to MFCLRQVCLFTLRHYQARTLSSDLLLSQINSCTNEDEVFSLVGRNKARLSEKHVGIALNVLWQLQKKRPLLLRTSDYIRNHSQFLTLCILAENKVEHMEDEAIVDTLYSILRLNVEDHDSLAEVLVTEAWKRLERLSLPALSKFALCLHKQRRHFSPIIGQVAHIVDMKLDSIQDIRILSVLMISISDVISQSFRDRLLNKAEQLLEEEDEVHFNYAKRILQFLQNVKLRYHPLVEKCNRIFLKSASRLDIHSISLIFGLYEQLGFDNAEFRLVAKQLLSETIDDYYDPEMFAKLFFTLGPMAGSNIRERMASILHKHLDSYHVLQLVKLTQYLVVLRCHNLELFAKLKMLLFGFLKSSVIPADTAAIIRVLAMLPSFQVEEIIINKAAAVLPQCRLHQLNCIATALVKWNHYDQLYWQNSSELCVKLLQKLNDCGFQRLQKANNLNLLLEEITHVNGQWFEEVLSEETMAMCQRLIDQITWANVLQLSFLLMKTNHRCPSLLDRIASVTVENIDKIHPFEIYFILFLFSALNYDPPASEEFFESCIQHLTSNLSSFETHHLVLLGHVLAVAGYFPPVLIKRIFNVSFLSKLDAQLEVLPDTLKQRVRSRLMKLNRAVCLECPEFHIPWFHERYCQRVFHYSSSRINPLRQHVHRMLTEILGGSHYARISVLTPYYYEIDFECVLDENKKPLSYMAQNIPLDDVEGIHLRHDIKGEGKKALPSGAQRIALEFLDSKAFSKDSRHLKGEPAVKKRHLEMLGYRVVQIPHFEWNSMVLSTKGEQLEYLRRHLYGIQ from the exons atgttttgtttgaggCAGGTTTGCTTGTTTACGCTGAGACATTACCAAGCTCGGACTCTGAGTAGTGATCTGCTTTTGAGCCAAATAAATAGCTGCACCAATGAAGATGAAGTGTTCAGCCTTGTTGGAAGGAACAAGGCCAGGCTTTCTGAAAAACATGTGGGAATTGCATTGAACGTGCTGTGGCAATTGCAAAAGAAGAGGCCGCTTCTCTTAAGGACTAGTGACTATATAAGAAATCACTCCCAGTTTCTTACTCTTTGCATTTTAGCAGAAAACAAGGTGGAACACATGGAAGATGAGGCCATAGTGGACACCCTATATAGTATTCTGAG GCTCAATGTTGAAGACCATGACTCTCTAGCAGAAGTGCTTGTTACAGAAGCATGGAAAAGATTAGAAAG GCTTAGTCTGCCAGCTCTGTCTAAATTCGCACTGTGTTTACACAAGCAACGCAGACATTTCAGTCCTATAATTGGCCAAGTAGCTCATATTGTGGACATGAAACTGGATTCTATACAGGATATAAG GATCTTGTCAGTTTTGATGATCAGCATATCTGATGTTATCTCACAGAGTTTTCGAGATCGATTACTGAACAAGGCTGAGCAGCTCTTGGAAGAAGAGGATGAAGTCCACTTCAACTATGCCAAAAGAATACtacagtttcttcaaaatgttAAACTGAGATATCATCCGTTGGTAGAAAAATGCAACAGGATTTTCCTTAAAAGTGCCTCCCGTCTTGATATACACAGTATTAGTCTTATTTTTGGACTGTACGAGCAGCTGGGTTTTGACAATGCTGAATTCCGCTTGGTTGCTAAACAGCTGCTGTCTGAAACTATAGACGATTATTATGATCCTGAAAtgtttgcaaaattattttttactcttgGACCTATGGCAGGATCCAACATAAGAGAAAG AATGGCTTCTATTCTGCACAAACACTTGGATAGCTATCATGTATTACAGTTGGTAAAGTTAACACAGTACTTGGTGGTGTTGCGTTGCCACAATCTGGAGCTGTTTGCCAAACTAAAAATGTTACTATTTGG ttttttaaaatctagtGTCATACCTGCTGATACTGCTGCAATAATTCGTGTTCTGGCCATGCTTCCTTCCTTTCAAGTGGAAGAAATAATTataaacaaagcagcagcagttctgcCTCAATGCAGGCTCCACCAGTTGAATTGCATTGCTACAGCTCTTGTCAAATGGAATCATTATGACCAGTTGTACTGGCAAAACAGTTCTGAGCTATGTGTAAAGCTTCTGCAAAAACTAAATGACTGTGGATTTCAGAGGCTTCAGAAAGCCAACAACTTAAATCTTCTGTTGGAAGAAATTACACATGTGAATGGACAGTGGTTTGAAGAAGTCCTCAGTGAGGAAACTATGGCCATGTGTCAACGCTTGATAGACCAAATAACATGGGCAAATGTATTACAGTTGTCTTTTCTTCTCATGAAAACAAACCACCGTTGTCCTTCATTACTTGACAGAATAGCTTCTGTGACTGTTGAAAATATAGACAAG atccaCCCCTTTGAAATCtattttattctcttccttttctctgctctGAATTATGACCCTCCTGCCAGTGAAGAGTTCTTTGAAAGTTGTATCCAACATCTTACTTCTAACTTGA gttCTTTTGAAACTCACCACTTGGTGCTGCTTGGTCATGTTTTGGCAGTGGCTGGGTATTTTCCTCCTGTTCTGATAAAGAGGATATTTAATGTTTCTTTCCTAAGCAAATTGGATGCTCAGCTTGAAG TCCTGCCTGATACCCTAAAGCAGAGGGTCCGCTCACGCCTCATGAAATTGAACAGAGCAGTCTGTCTGGAATGCCCGGAGTTTCACATCCCTTGGTTTCATGAGCGCTACTGCCAACGTGTCTTTCATTACA GCAGTAGCCGAATAAATCCACTGCGACAGCATGTTCACAGAATGCTGACAGAGATCTTAGGAGGGAGCCATTATGCAAGAATATCTGTTCTCACACCATACTACTATGAAATAG ATTTTGAGTGCGTTctggatgaaaataaaaagcctCTTTCCTATATGGCTCAGAATATACCTTTGGATGATGTGGAGGGAATACACTTGAGACACGACATCAAGGGTGAAGGGAAAAAGGCTCTGCCATCAGGAGCTCAGAG AATTGCTTTGGAATTTCTTGATTCAAAAGCTTTTAGCAAAGATTCACGTCACCTGAAAGGAGAACCTGCAGTGAAAAAACGACACCTGGAAATGCTGGGGTACCGGGTAGTTCAG ATTCCTCACTTTGAATGGAATTCTATGGTTCTGTCAACAAAAGGTGAACAGCTAGAATATCTGAGAAGGCATCTATATGGAATACAGTGA
- the FASTKD1 gene encoding FAST kinase domain-containing protein 1, mitochondrial isoform X6 yields MTFRLSLPALSKFALCLHKQRRHFSPIIGQVAHIVDMKLDSIQDIRILSVLMISISDVISQSFRDRLLNKAEQLLEEEDEVHFNYAKRILQFLQNVKLRYHPLVEKCNRIFLKSASRLDIHSISLIFGLYEQLGFDNAEFRLVAKQLLSETIDDYYDPEMFAKLFFTLGPMAGSNIRERLLVTAVRMAEEFSSHQVLVILKTMQKMKCRNSHLLKKSLEEKGQVVLWSRVVLKRRPGEFMLFLLEAHCLKKVLRMASILHKHLDSYHVLQLVKLTQYLVVLRCHNLELFAKLKMLLFGFLKSSVIPADTAAIIRVLAMLPSFQVEEIIINKAAAVLPQCRLHQLNCIATALVKWNHYDQLYWQNSSELCVKLLQKLNDCGFQRLQKANNLNLLLEEITHVNGQWFEEVLSEETMAMCQRLIDQITWANVLQLSFLLMKTNHRCPSLLDRIASVTVENIDKIHPFEIYFILFLFSALNYDPPASEEFFESCIQHLTSNLSSFETHHLVLLGHVLAVAGYFPPVLIKRIFNVSFLSKLDAQLEVLPDTLKQRVRSRLMKLNRAVCLECPEFHIPWFHERYCQRVFHYSSSRINPLRQHVHRMLTEILGGSHYARISVLTPYYYEIDFECVLDENKKPLSYMAQNIPLDDVEGIHLRHDIKGEGKKALPSGAQRIALEFLDSKAFSKDSRHLKGEPAVKKRHLEMLGYRVVQIPHFEWNSMVLSTKGEQLEYLRRHLYGIQ; encoded by the exons ATGACATTCAG GCTTAGTCTGCCAGCTCTGTCTAAATTCGCACTGTGTTTACACAAGCAACGCAGACATTTCAGTCCTATAATTGGCCAAGTAGCTCATATTGTGGACATGAAACTGGATTCTATACAGGATATAAG GATCTTGTCAGTTTTGATGATCAGCATATCTGATGTTATCTCACAGAGTTTTCGAGATCGATTACTGAACAAGGCTGAGCAGCTCTTGGAAGAAGAGGATGAAGTCCACTTCAACTATGCCAAAAGAATACtacagtttcttcaaaatgttAAACTGAGATATCATCCGTTGGTAGAAAAATGCAACAGGATTTTCCTTAAAAGTGCCTCCCGTCTTGATATACACAGTATTAGTCTTATTTTTGGACTGTACGAGCAGCTGGGTTTTGACAATGCTGAATTCCGCTTGGTTGCTAAACAGCTGCTGTCTGAAACTATAGACGATTATTATGATCCTGAAAtgtttgcaaaattattttttactcttgGACCTATGGCAGGATCCAACATAAGAGAAAG gTTGCTAGTAACTGCAGTGCGCATGGCAGAAGAATTTAGCAGTCATCAAGTATTGGTAATACTGAAGACgatgcagaaaatgaaatgcagaaattcTCATCTactcaaaaa ATCCTTGGAAGAAAAAGGACAAGTAGTACTGTGGAGCAGAGTGGTATTAAAAAGAAGACCAGGTGAATTCATGCTTTTTCTCCTTGAAGCTCACTGTCTAAAGAAGGTCTTAAG AATGGCTTCTATTCTGCACAAACACTTGGATAGCTATCATGTATTACAGTTGGTAAAGTTAACACAGTACTTGGTGGTGTTGCGTTGCCACAATCTGGAGCTGTTTGCCAAACTAAAAATGTTACTATTTGG ttttttaaaatctagtGTCATACCTGCTGATACTGCTGCAATAATTCGTGTTCTGGCCATGCTTCCTTCCTTTCAAGTGGAAGAAATAATTataaacaaagcagcagcagttctgcCTCAATGCAGGCTCCACCAGTTGAATTGCATTGCTACAGCTCTTGTCAAATGGAATCATTATGACCAGTTGTACTGGCAAAACAGTTCTGAGCTATGTGTAAAGCTTCTGCAAAAACTAAATGACTGTGGATTTCAGAGGCTTCAGAAAGCCAACAACTTAAATCTTCTGTTGGAAGAAATTACACATGTGAATGGACAGTGGTTTGAAGAAGTCCTCAGTGAGGAAACTATGGCCATGTGTCAACGCTTGATAGACCAAATAACATGGGCAAATGTATTACAGTTGTCTTTTCTTCTCATGAAAACAAACCACCGTTGTCCTTCATTACTTGACAGAATAGCTTCTGTGACTGTTGAAAATATAGACAAG atccaCCCCTTTGAAATCtattttattctcttccttttctctgctctGAATTATGACCCTCCTGCCAGTGAAGAGTTCTTTGAAAGTTGTATCCAACATCTTACTTCTAACTTGA gttCTTTTGAAACTCACCACTTGGTGCTGCTTGGTCATGTTTTGGCAGTGGCTGGGTATTTTCCTCCTGTTCTGATAAAGAGGATATTTAATGTTTCTTTCCTAAGCAAATTGGATGCTCAGCTTGAAG TCCTGCCTGATACCCTAAAGCAGAGGGTCCGCTCACGCCTCATGAAATTGAACAGAGCAGTCTGTCTGGAATGCCCGGAGTTTCACATCCCTTGGTTTCATGAGCGCTACTGCCAACGTGTCTTTCATTACA GCAGTAGCCGAATAAATCCACTGCGACAGCATGTTCACAGAATGCTGACAGAGATCTTAGGAGGGAGCCATTATGCAAGAATATCTGTTCTCACACCATACTACTATGAAATAG ATTTTGAGTGCGTTctggatgaaaataaaaagcctCTTTCCTATATGGCTCAGAATATACCTTTGGATGATGTGGAGGGAATACACTTGAGACACGACATCAAGGGTGAAGGGAAAAAGGCTCTGCCATCAGGAGCTCAGAG AATTGCTTTGGAATTTCTTGATTCAAAAGCTTTTAGCAAAGATTCACGTCACCTGAAAGGAGAACCTGCAGTGAAAAAACGACACCTGGAAATGCTGGGGTACCGGGTAGTTCAG ATTCCTCACTTTGAATGGAATTCTATGGTTCTGTCAACAAAAGGTGAACAGCTAGAATATCTGAGAAGGCATCTATATGGAATACAGTGA
- the FASTKD1 gene encoding FAST kinase domain-containing protein 1, mitochondrial isoform X1, whose amino-acid sequence MFCLRQVCLFTLRHYQARTLSSDLLLSQINSCTNEDEVFSLVGRNKARLSEKHVGIALNVLWQLQKKRPLLLRTSDYIRNHSQFLTLCILAENKVEHMEDEAIVDTLYSILRLNVEDHDSLAEVLVTEAWKRLERLSLPALSKFALCLHKQRRHFSPIIGQVAHIVDMKLDSIQDIRILSVLMISISDVISQSFRDRLLNKAEQLLEEEDEVHFNYAKRILQFLQNVKLRYHPLVEKCNRIFLKSASRLDIHSISLIFGLYEQLGFDNAEFRLVAKQLLSETIDDYYDPEMFAKLFFTLGPMAGSNIRERLLVTAVRMAEEFSSHQVLVILKTMQKMKCRNSHLLKKSLEEKGQVVLWSRVVLKRRPGEFMLFLLEAHCLKKVLRMASILHKHLDSYHVLQLVKLTQYLVVLRCHNLELFAKLKMLLFGFLKSSVIPADTAAIIRVLAMLPSFQVEEIIINKAAAVLPQCRLHQLNCIATALVKWNHYDQLYWQNSSELCVKLLQKLNDCGFQRLQKANNLNLLLEEITHVNGQWFEEVLSEETMAMCQRLIDQITWANVLQLSFLLMKTNHRCPSLLDRIASVTVENIDKIHPFEIYFILFLFSALNYDPPASEEFFESCIQHLTSNLSSFETHHLVLLGHVLAVAGYFPPVLIKRIFNVSFLSKLDAQLEVLPDTLKQRVRSRLMKLNRAVCLECPEFHIPWFHERYCQRVFHYSSSRINPLRQHVHRMLTEILGGSHYARISVLTPYYYEIDFECVLDENKKPLSYMAQNIPLDDVEGIHLRHDIKGEGKKALPSGAQRIALEFLDSKAFSKDSRHLKGEPAVKKRHLEMLGYRVVQIPHFEWNSMVLSTKGEQLEYLRRHLYGIQ is encoded by the exons atgttttgtttgaggCAGGTTTGCTTGTTTACGCTGAGACATTACCAAGCTCGGACTCTGAGTAGTGATCTGCTTTTGAGCCAAATAAATAGCTGCACCAATGAAGATGAAGTGTTCAGCCTTGTTGGAAGGAACAAGGCCAGGCTTTCTGAAAAACATGTGGGAATTGCATTGAACGTGCTGTGGCAATTGCAAAAGAAGAGGCCGCTTCTCTTAAGGACTAGTGACTATATAAGAAATCACTCCCAGTTTCTTACTCTTTGCATTTTAGCAGAAAACAAGGTGGAACACATGGAAGATGAGGCCATAGTGGACACCCTATATAGTATTCTGAG GCTCAATGTTGAAGACCATGACTCTCTAGCAGAAGTGCTTGTTACAGAAGCATGGAAAAGATTAGAAAG GCTTAGTCTGCCAGCTCTGTCTAAATTCGCACTGTGTTTACACAAGCAACGCAGACATTTCAGTCCTATAATTGGCCAAGTAGCTCATATTGTGGACATGAAACTGGATTCTATACAGGATATAAG GATCTTGTCAGTTTTGATGATCAGCATATCTGATGTTATCTCACAGAGTTTTCGAGATCGATTACTGAACAAGGCTGAGCAGCTCTTGGAAGAAGAGGATGAAGTCCACTTCAACTATGCCAAAAGAATACtacagtttcttcaaaatgttAAACTGAGATATCATCCGTTGGTAGAAAAATGCAACAGGATTTTCCTTAAAAGTGCCTCCCGTCTTGATATACACAGTATTAGTCTTATTTTTGGACTGTACGAGCAGCTGGGTTTTGACAATGCTGAATTCCGCTTGGTTGCTAAACAGCTGCTGTCTGAAACTATAGACGATTATTATGATCCTGAAAtgtttgcaaaattattttttactcttgGACCTATGGCAGGATCCAACATAAGAGAAAG gTTGCTAGTAACTGCAGTGCGCATGGCAGAAGAATTTAGCAGTCATCAAGTATTGGTAATACTGAAGACgatgcagaaaatgaaatgcagaaattcTCATCTactcaaaaa ATCCTTGGAAGAAAAAGGACAAGTAGTACTGTGGAGCAGAGTGGTATTAAAAAGAAGACCAGGTGAATTCATGCTTTTTCTCCTTGAAGCTCACTGTCTAAAGAAGGTCTTAAG AATGGCTTCTATTCTGCACAAACACTTGGATAGCTATCATGTATTACAGTTGGTAAAGTTAACACAGTACTTGGTGGTGTTGCGTTGCCACAATCTGGAGCTGTTTGCCAAACTAAAAATGTTACTATTTGG ttttttaaaatctagtGTCATACCTGCTGATACTGCTGCAATAATTCGTGTTCTGGCCATGCTTCCTTCCTTTCAAGTGGAAGAAATAATTataaacaaagcagcagcagttctgcCTCAATGCAGGCTCCACCAGTTGAATTGCATTGCTACAGCTCTTGTCAAATGGAATCATTATGACCAGTTGTACTGGCAAAACAGTTCTGAGCTATGTGTAAAGCTTCTGCAAAAACTAAATGACTGTGGATTTCAGAGGCTTCAGAAAGCCAACAACTTAAATCTTCTGTTGGAAGAAATTACACATGTGAATGGACAGTGGTTTGAAGAAGTCCTCAGTGAGGAAACTATGGCCATGTGTCAACGCTTGATAGACCAAATAACATGGGCAAATGTATTACAGTTGTCTTTTCTTCTCATGAAAACAAACCACCGTTGTCCTTCATTACTTGACAGAATAGCTTCTGTGACTGTTGAAAATATAGACAAG atccaCCCCTTTGAAATCtattttattctcttccttttctctgctctGAATTATGACCCTCCTGCCAGTGAAGAGTTCTTTGAAAGTTGTATCCAACATCTTACTTCTAACTTGA gttCTTTTGAAACTCACCACTTGGTGCTGCTTGGTCATGTTTTGGCAGTGGCTGGGTATTTTCCTCCTGTTCTGATAAAGAGGATATTTAATGTTTCTTTCCTAAGCAAATTGGATGCTCAGCTTGAAG TCCTGCCTGATACCCTAAAGCAGAGGGTCCGCTCACGCCTCATGAAATTGAACAGAGCAGTCTGTCTGGAATGCCCGGAGTTTCACATCCCTTGGTTTCATGAGCGCTACTGCCAACGTGTCTTTCATTACA GCAGTAGCCGAATAAATCCACTGCGACAGCATGTTCACAGAATGCTGACAGAGATCTTAGGAGGGAGCCATTATGCAAGAATATCTGTTCTCACACCATACTACTATGAAATAG ATTTTGAGTGCGTTctggatgaaaataaaaagcctCTTTCCTATATGGCTCAGAATATACCTTTGGATGATGTGGAGGGAATACACTTGAGACACGACATCAAGGGTGAAGGGAAAAAGGCTCTGCCATCAGGAGCTCAGAG AATTGCTTTGGAATTTCTTGATTCAAAAGCTTTTAGCAAAGATTCACGTCACCTGAAAGGAGAACCTGCAGTGAAAAAACGACACCTGGAAATGCTGGGGTACCGGGTAGTTCAG ATTCCTCACTTTGAATGGAATTCTATGGTTCTGTCAACAAAAGGTGAACAGCTAGAATATCTGAGAAGGCATCTATATGGAATACAGTGA
- the FASTKD1 gene encoding FAST kinase domain-containing protein 1, mitochondrial isoform X5: MFCLRQVCLFTLRHYQARTLSSDLLLSQINSCTNEDEVFSLVGRNKARLSEKHVGIALNVLWQLQKKRPLLLRTSDYIRNHSQFLTLCILAENKVEHMEDEAIVDTLYSILRLNVEDHDSLAEVLVTEAWKRLERLSLPALSKFALCLHKQRRHFSPIIGQVAHIVDMKLDSIQDIRILSVLMISISDVISQSFRDRLLNKAEQLLEEEDEVHFNYAKRILQFLQNVKLRYHPLVEKCNRIFLKSASRLDIHSISLIFGLYEQLGFDNAEFRLVAKQLLSETIDDYYDPEMFAKLFFTLGPMAGSNIRESFLKSSVIPADTAAIIRVLAMLPSFQVEEIIINKAAAVLPQCRLHQLNCIATALVKWNHYDQLYWQNSSELCVKLLQKLNDCGFQRLQKANNLNLLLEEITHVNGQWFEEVLSEETMAMCQRLIDQITWANVLQLSFLLMKTNHRCPSLLDRIASVTVENIDKIHPFEIYFILFLFSALNYDPPASEEFFESCIQHLTSNLSSFETHHLVLLGHVLAVAGYFPPVLIKRIFNVSFLSKLDAQLEVLPDTLKQRVRSRLMKLNRAVCLECPEFHIPWFHERYCQRVFHYSSSRINPLRQHVHRMLTEILGGSHYARISVLTPYYYEIDFECVLDENKKPLSYMAQNIPLDDVEGIHLRHDIKGEGKKALPSGAQRIALEFLDSKAFSKDSRHLKGEPAVKKRHLEMLGYRVVQIPHFEWNSMVLSTKGEQLEYLRRHLYGIQ; the protein is encoded by the exons atgttttgtttgaggCAGGTTTGCTTGTTTACGCTGAGACATTACCAAGCTCGGACTCTGAGTAGTGATCTGCTTTTGAGCCAAATAAATAGCTGCACCAATGAAGATGAAGTGTTCAGCCTTGTTGGAAGGAACAAGGCCAGGCTTTCTGAAAAACATGTGGGAATTGCATTGAACGTGCTGTGGCAATTGCAAAAGAAGAGGCCGCTTCTCTTAAGGACTAGTGACTATATAAGAAATCACTCCCAGTTTCTTACTCTTTGCATTTTAGCAGAAAACAAGGTGGAACACATGGAAGATGAGGCCATAGTGGACACCCTATATAGTATTCTGAG GCTCAATGTTGAAGACCATGACTCTCTAGCAGAAGTGCTTGTTACAGAAGCATGGAAAAGATTAGAAAG GCTTAGTCTGCCAGCTCTGTCTAAATTCGCACTGTGTTTACACAAGCAACGCAGACATTTCAGTCCTATAATTGGCCAAGTAGCTCATATTGTGGACATGAAACTGGATTCTATACAGGATATAAG GATCTTGTCAGTTTTGATGATCAGCATATCTGATGTTATCTCACAGAGTTTTCGAGATCGATTACTGAACAAGGCTGAGCAGCTCTTGGAAGAAGAGGATGAAGTCCACTTCAACTATGCCAAAAGAATACtacagtttcttcaaaatgttAAACTGAGATATCATCCGTTGGTAGAAAAATGCAACAGGATTTTCCTTAAAAGTGCCTCCCGTCTTGATATACACAGTATTAGTCTTATTTTTGGACTGTACGAGCAGCTGGGTTTTGACAATGCTGAATTCCGCTTGGTTGCTAAACAGCTGCTGTCTGAAACTATAGACGATTATTATGATCCTGAAAtgtttgcaaaattattttttactcttgGACCTATGGCAGGATCCAACATAAGAGAAAG ttttttaaaatctagtGTCATACCTGCTGATACTGCTGCAATAATTCGTGTTCTGGCCATGCTTCCTTCCTTTCAAGTGGAAGAAATAATTataaacaaagcagcagcagttctgcCTCAATGCAGGCTCCACCAGTTGAATTGCATTGCTACAGCTCTTGTCAAATGGAATCATTATGACCAGTTGTACTGGCAAAACAGTTCTGAGCTATGTGTAAAGCTTCTGCAAAAACTAAATGACTGTGGATTTCAGAGGCTTCAGAAAGCCAACAACTTAAATCTTCTGTTGGAAGAAATTACACATGTGAATGGACAGTGGTTTGAAGAAGTCCTCAGTGAGGAAACTATGGCCATGTGTCAACGCTTGATAGACCAAATAACATGGGCAAATGTATTACAGTTGTCTTTTCTTCTCATGAAAACAAACCACCGTTGTCCTTCATTACTTGACAGAATAGCTTCTGTGACTGTTGAAAATATAGACAAG atccaCCCCTTTGAAATCtattttattctcttccttttctctgctctGAATTATGACCCTCCTGCCAGTGAAGAGTTCTTTGAAAGTTGTATCCAACATCTTACTTCTAACTTGA gttCTTTTGAAACTCACCACTTGGTGCTGCTTGGTCATGTTTTGGCAGTGGCTGGGTATTTTCCTCCTGTTCTGATAAAGAGGATATTTAATGTTTCTTTCCTAAGCAAATTGGATGCTCAGCTTGAAG TCCTGCCTGATACCCTAAAGCAGAGGGTCCGCTCACGCCTCATGAAATTGAACAGAGCAGTCTGTCTGGAATGCCCGGAGTTTCACATCCCTTGGTTTCATGAGCGCTACTGCCAACGTGTCTTTCATTACA GCAGTAGCCGAATAAATCCACTGCGACAGCATGTTCACAGAATGCTGACAGAGATCTTAGGAGGGAGCCATTATGCAAGAATATCTGTTCTCACACCATACTACTATGAAATAG ATTTTGAGTGCGTTctggatgaaaataaaaagcctCTTTCCTATATGGCTCAGAATATACCTTTGGATGATGTGGAGGGAATACACTTGAGACACGACATCAAGGGTGAAGGGAAAAAGGCTCTGCCATCAGGAGCTCAGAG AATTGCTTTGGAATTTCTTGATTCAAAAGCTTTTAGCAAAGATTCACGTCACCTGAAAGGAGAACCTGCAGTGAAAAAACGACACCTGGAAATGCTGGGGTACCGGGTAGTTCAG ATTCCTCACTTTGAATGGAATTCTATGGTTCTGTCAACAAAAGGTGAACAGCTAGAATATCTGAGAAGGCATCTATATGGAATACAGTGA